In Portunus trituberculatus isolate SZX2019 chromosome 46, ASM1759143v1, whole genome shotgun sequence, a single window of DNA contains:
- the LOC123520076 gene encoding uncharacterized protein LOC123520076 isoform X1, translated as MCLRVYSPQRPCPAMDSLTVPRVVMVVMVAAIAVMATWNDQQTTPGDPQVESSGKNSSAELRQALQSISTAVLDSLSRSDHSCSQVCAEVLQPACITECRRRRLPNLVCRMVCYSSTVMCCRCSTSCHRPFQVCFTACAESDTWCKDCCIDEVNKCCDDDMVTTQEKEENVDGEVRHQSD; from the exons ATGTGTCTCCGCGTGTACTCCCCACAACGACCCTGCCCAGCCATGGACTCACTCACTGTGCCAAGG gtggtgatggtggtgatggtggcggcaatAGCAGTGATGGCGACTTGGAATGACCAGCAG ACAACCCCAGGAGATCCCCAGGTAGAGAGCAGCGGCAAGAACTCCTCTGCTGAACTGCGCCAAGCACTTCAGTCCATCTCGACTGCCGTTCTTGACTCCCTGTCTAGGAGTGACCATAG CTGCTCACAAGTGTGCGCCGAGGTCCTTCAGCCTGCCTGCATCACGGAGTGCAGGAGGCGGCGGCTGCCTAATCTGGTGTGCCGCATGGTGTGCTATTCCTCCACGGTGATGTGCTGCCGGTGTTCCACGTCGTGCCACCGTCCCTTCCAGGTGTGCTTCACAGCCTGCGCAGAGAGCGACACCTGGTGCAAGGACTGCTGCATCGATGAGGTTAATAAATGCTGCGACGACGACATGGTTACaacacaggaaaaagaagaaaatgttgatGGGGAAGTGAGACATCAGAGCGATTGA
- the LOC123520076 gene encoding uncharacterized protein LOC123520076 isoform X2, translating to MVVMVAAIAVMATWNDQQTTPGDPQVESSGKNSSAELRQALQSISTAVLDSLSRSDHSCSQVCAEVLQPACITECRRRRLPNLVCRMVCYSSTVMCCRCSTSCHRPFQVCFTACAESDTWCKDCCIDEVNKCCDDDMVTTQEKEENVDGEVRHQSD from the exons atggtggtgatggtggcggcaatAGCAGTGATGGCGACTTGGAATGACCAGCAG ACAACCCCAGGAGATCCCCAGGTAGAGAGCAGCGGCAAGAACTCCTCTGCTGAACTGCGCCAAGCACTTCAGTCCATCTCGACTGCCGTTCTTGACTCCCTGTCTAGGAGTGACCATAG CTGCTCACAAGTGTGCGCCGAGGTCCTTCAGCCTGCCTGCATCACGGAGTGCAGGAGGCGGCGGCTGCCTAATCTGGTGTGCCGCATGGTGTGCTATTCCTCCACGGTGATGTGCTGCCGGTGTTCCACGTCGTGCCACCGTCCCTTCCAGGTGTGCTTCACAGCCTGCGCAGAGAGCGACACCTGGTGCAAGGACTGCTGCATCGATGAGGTTAATAAATGCTGCGACGACGACATGGTTACaacacaggaaaaagaagaaaatgttgatGGGGAAGTGAGACATCAGAGCGATTGA
- the LOC123520074 gene encoding rhodanese domain-containing protein CG4456-like isoform X1, with the protein MRSCRTAGDKGCVLLRMEINHKGITYDELSSSYKERTIIDVRNRNEIEACGQIPGSHCIPVTEIKLACDLDPESFKTRYGFEKPACEDDLVVCCKSGIRSKAACDLLQSKGYKRHRIYRGSFSEWEEKGGEVVKPGQPYEYNFDDSSDEEESFSGPAAENPSNLISDTSPPAPDASLQARNDYNKSL; encoded by the exons ATGAGGAGCTGCAGGACTGCTGGTGACAAAGGTTGTGTGTTGCTCAGGATGGAGATAAATCACAAAG gCATTACCTACGATGAGCTTTCTTCCTCGTACAAGGAGAGAACGATCATCGATGTACGTAACCGTAACGAGATTGAGGCTTGCGGCCAGATCCCAGGTTCCCACTGCATCCCAG TCACAGAGATCAAGTTGGCATGTGACCTAGACCCGGAGAGTTTCAAGACGAGGTACGGTTTTGAGAAGCCAGCTTGCGAGGATGACCTAGTGGTGTGCTGTAAGTCTGGCATTCGCTCCAAGGCGGCCTGCGATCTGCTGCAGTCCAAGGGTTACAAAAGACACAG GATCTACCGCGGCTCCTTCAGCGAGTGGGAGGAGAAAGGCGGGGAAGTGGTGAAGCCTGGCCAGCCCTACGAGTACAACTTCGATGACAGCAGCGACGAGGAAGAGAGTTTCTCAGGCCCTGCCGCAGAAAACCCTTCAAATCTCATCTCTGACACTTCCCCACCCGCGCCCGACGCTTCCCTCCAGGCTCGCAATGACTACAACAAGAGCCTTTGA
- the LOC123520074 gene encoding uncharacterized protein LOC123520074 isoform X2: MRSCRTAGDKGCVLLRMEINHKGITYDELSSSYKERTIIDVRNRNEIEACGQIPGSHCIPGTAETPQPCHTDMIDETNLSLTAMIYRGSFSEWEEKGGEVVKPGQPYEYNFDDSSDEEESFSGPAAENPSNLISDTSPPAPDASLQARNDYNKSL; encoded by the exons ATGAGGAGCTGCAGGACTGCTGGTGACAAAGGTTGTGTGTTGCTCAGGATGGAGATAAATCACAAAG gCATTACCTACGATGAGCTTTCTTCCTCGTACAAGGAGAGAACGATCATCGATGTACGTAACCGTAACGAGATTGAGGCTTGCGGCCAGATCCCAGGTTCCCACTGCATCCCAGGTACGGCCGAGACACCACAGCCATGCCACACTGACATGATAGATGAAACAAATCTTTCACTCACAGCAAT GATCTACCGCGGCTCCTTCAGCGAGTGGGAGGAGAAAGGCGGGGAAGTGGTGAAGCCTGGCCAGCCCTACGAGTACAACTTCGATGACAGCAGCGACGAGGAAGAGAGTTTCTCAGGCCCTGCCGCAGAAAACCCTTCAAATCTCATCTCTGACACTTCCCCACCCGCGCCCGACGCTTCCCTCCAGGCTCGCAATGACTACAACAAGAGCCTTTGA